ATATAACTAAAGGCATGTCCAAAATGCTTCATGTTTCATGGCAGCCTTTAGAAGTACTCTATATCTCTTGTATTTCAGATAATTCACAAAGTGGCAAAGAcaggcaaaacaaaaatattgactgtacaacccattgaggatgggctgattttgccacaacacacatttcccatagacacttgcccaagtatactcaggactcgtcctcaacaggttaaacagGTGAAATGAGAATTGCATAAGTACAGTTATATTAAGCAAGGCCTgtaagtaggcctacctatGTTGTGCACATTCATCCTTTGCAGAGTTGGCTTACCAACTAACCATTTACATTTTTGGCAGCCTCCAGCAAGTattctgtacatgtatcttatttttcttctatcCTTATCCCCTCTCCCTTCCAACCCTACCAACAATTCATTACAGAacacaatgataccaaaatatCCAAACAAAATCTTGAGGTACATCATTTGTACGCTACTCCTTTGAGGTAGATTTCATTTGCCCTTTCATTTCTTGTGGGCAATTTTTCCAGGAACATCTTGGGACTCTAGATAGACATTTGCAATCAGTGTTTTGTACTAAATGATTTATAACTGCTTGTATAATTATACTGAGCCATTCAGAATTTGTCAGTTTGAGACTACTCTTCTTCTTAGGGTTTGTAGAGATGCATTGCTACATTGGATATCAAGCTTTCTACTTTATAACAAATTTTGAATggacaaaatataaaaacattgGATATTTAGGTCATAACTGGTCAATTTAAGGCTCTGGGGAAATATTACAGTcccatttcatttcacattcaAAATGACAGTACAACTGCACATAGCTAGTAAGGGGGAAATGTTTTCATTATACCTAAAGTTGCATGGCTATTCATTACATTTCGATGCCTGcaagtacaattgtatacaATCACAGATAATTCCTATAAACAGAGCAGAACTTATGAAGTTTAAACATGGATGCAAAAGAAATGCTTAGCATATTATAGGTTTTTGCATTCTGAAATATGAGGATAAAAAGACAGTCTATATCTATTTATTGAAAACCCCCATGGTTTGCCCATCTCATTGGTAAGGTATTATTGCTTTGTATTAATGGCCATAACTGTGTTCAGGCTCTTCAATGATGATAAATTAGTTAAGGTATGTAACCAGAAGAAttactgtatacaatgtactctcagggaccacctccctgatacTATCCTGCAATTAAGCATTATCAAATTGAAACAATCATAACAGGCATTACATCCTAGTAACTGAATAACAATGTTTCTACATTGTTTTTCCCCCATCAGCAGTGTACTTGCCTGCCTAAAGTAGGGCACGATTGTAGACTGCTGCCGAGTGACCATGCATTCATAGACAAGTACcctgtttctttgtttcaagaTTGCAGTCAAACCAGTGAAGAAAAGAGTCTACAGTTAAACACTAAAAAGGTGACTCCCACCACAAGAAAGTCTTTAGGattgacattttttctttcactgtatcaaaatgtcattatagctgaataaaaagataaataataaAGACAagtttgggacctgaatttttacttcattgtcaCAAAATTTTGTCATAATCATGTGTTCAGTGCACCCTGTACATAATAAGCACACATTGCAATCCCCTAAATGGGTGTCTGTTCACTGTTGCTACACATTCAAACTGGTGGAACTTGGATGAAGTAGAGAGTGCTGGCACTCACAAGAGCTAACATATTGTCTTGGAGACAAACAAGATAACAGAAGCTGCTCTTTAAGGTCAGCTTTTCTCCTGCAAATTGTGCAGTTTCTTTCAGATCTAGCCCGTCAAGCCGGTAGCAAGAGAGCTTGTATCTGCACTCAGCTTTACGGGGAATCCACCTAACAGTGAGGATGTAAATCCTGTCCTCCTCATCCACATCAACAAAGAAGTGTTCCGCAAGGCTCCCCAGAACGCGGTTCCCTCTTTGACCATCTCTGTCAAAGGCCATTACGATGCCCGGGTACGAGGAAGTAGCCACAATTGGCCCAGTCCTTGTTGAGCGTGCCGCTTCAGCCCTGAAATCTCCCGTAGAGATCGATTGCTCCAGTGTTCCACTCGTAGATTCAAAGATGTAGATATGCTGGGTGGTATTGGCAACGAGAATTTCATCTGAAGAAGTAACGCTGACATTTGGGCAAGAATATTTGGTGGGGAGAGTGGTCTTGAATACCTCAAAACCATTGGGGCTGAAGGCACAGATGTCCGTAGCATTGAGGCTTGGCGCAACTAATGTCTCATTGGAGAGGAAGGCAACATCGGGGTAACACTTTGAAGGAATGTATTGGAGAGGTTGTGTGCAACCCGTAGAGTCTATCAAGTCGATTCCTTCTCTGCTGCGTCTTCTGTATCCCAGCGCCACACTGCCCCCCGGGAGACCAGCCATGCCACTAGATGTGGACCGCAATGAAACACTCTTGGTGATGTGGTACGGCAAGATGGGAACATCCACAACAGCAAAGACATCTTGACCTGCCGGAGCAATTTGCTTGCGGAAGGCTCTCTCTTTGACTGCCACCAGTGCTGTATCATCGACTTCTTCCTTCACAAGATTACCGAGTTCATTGCACAAAGACTCATGAGCTGCCAAGCTCTCTGTCTCTAAATACTTCAACTTGTCCGTAGCCACTTGTTTCATCAAGCTGTTCAGTTTGCTTATTTTTTGCTGGTCTTCACGTTTTAGTGTATCAAGCTCCTCATTGTAACGTCTGTGGAGACTCTCGATCTCATACATCAGGGAACATTCCAAGTCCTTTAGCTCTCGCACACTGCAGGCTTCTCTGACCTCTGTTTTTAGATGCTCCATGGCCGAGTTGATCTCTTGGCGCTTTTCTTCTGCGACTTCTACATTTCTGTTGAGATATGCTTTCATGTCCTTGCTTTGAAAATCAAGGACACGCACTTTCTGCTCCAGGTCTTTTTCAAAAAGGCTGCGTTGTATCTTGTCATGATCAGAATGAGTTGATGGAACACAGTCTGAACAGATATAGACTCTGCACTCTTCACAGAAGAGCTCCTTCTCCAAATGATGAACCCTGCATCGTGTACTTTGTTGAATGCTCTCCTTTGCTCCCATGTTTGTATTCCTCATTACCACCATGTCAATGTACCAGCATGTGTCTAAAAACGATAACTAGCAATAGATATCACACATATTTCTTCTACATAAGTTCACTGTCATTGGTGGTGAAGCACTGACTACAGACCAGGTGACAACACGTTCTCATCCCTGTCACTATACACAAGTGTGCGCTTCgcatggcgtctggtcgggctaaatACGAGCTCAAACAACGTCATGTAATCCAGCTCCAGAGTCCCGACTCCAGGTCCAAAACAAGCTACTAGACACTTGCACTTCTACTAGTGCATGTACGTGCTATTGCTGAGCCGACCGTTGCATGCATCCGTGTTTAATACTGCAGAAAACAGCAAACTGAAACTGCAGAGCTGGCACACCAGCCCCATATTTATCTAAACACGAGTCTTTGAATCAATTCAATTTATGGCTAAGAGGAATATGTCGGCTTACATACACAACGTACATGTACGGTACAGTTCCTTTCTTGGACACGTTTTAACATGCTCTCCTCAGGCAGGCTAGGCAGGCGGGCGGATGTCATCATCGTGCATTTGCATAGCACAAGCAGCTCAGTCATGTCAGCACAGCAGGGTACTTCAGAGCGAATTGTGCGAATTTAGGCAAGTAAGATGAAAGCTTTCAAACAAAGTGTGCAATATGGCTGGAATACTCGTCGATTCTTGTGACCCTGAGCCGGTGTGACAATCCCTGCCTTGCCCTTGCTGGGGGTGTTTTGGACTCTCCCAGCTCGCAGACGGAGAAGGGTTTTCCCCCTTGTTAAACATGAACTATGATGGCGCAAGCACTTCAGTCTTACTGAGCCTCCGCCTCAGAGCGGGTTAGCCTAGAACCTAGTCTGATTTTCAGACGGGGTTAGAAATTCCTGGATGGGCATAGAGCATTTCCTGCCACgcttaatacaaacaaacaaacaaaaaaaaacaaaaagaaaagaaaaaaagaagaaggaagcaACAGGTTAGGCTGCGTGTAGTCTCGAAACATCCATTATTCTTATTCTAGTAATTGAAAAAAGGACAGGTGTTGGGGCTTCTATAATTACATTCCCTCTTGTAGCTGTTGCGAACGTCGGACCTTTAAAAGATTCATTGAAGTCATAGTATATACTATGAGGCACTGGGAAATTACAATCGTTTCACCAAGAACATTTTTTTCGCATGTCATGTGGTCAAAAATGATAATCAAATCCCTATTCAAAATGATCCACATTCCCTGCCATGGCAATGAGTTCATGTTACATTTGGTATACAACTGT
This sequence is a window from Diadema setosum chromosome 13, eeDiaSeto1, whole genome shotgun sequence. Protein-coding genes within it:
- the LOC140237057 gene encoding uncharacterized protein, with amino-acid sequence MGAKESIQQSTRCRVHHLEKELFCEECRVYICSDCVPSTHSDHDKIQRSLFEKDLEQKVRVLDFQSKDMKAYLNRNVEVAEEKRQEINSAMEHLKTEVREACSVRELKDLECSLMYEIESLHRRYNEELDTLKREDQQKISKLNSLMKQVATDKLKYLETESLAAHESLCNELGNLVKEEVDDTALVAVKERAFRKQIAPAGQDVFAVVDVPILPYHITKSVSLRSTSSGMAGLPGGSVALGYRRRSREGIDLIDSTGCTQPLQYIPSKCYPDVAFLSNETLVAPSLNATDICAFSPNGFEVFKTTLPTKYSCPNVSVTSSDEILVANTTQHIYIFESTSGTLEQSISTGDFRAEAARSTRTGPIVATSSYPGIVMAFDRDGQRGNRVLGSLAEHFFVDVDEEDRIYILTVRWIPRKAECRYKLSCYRLDGLDLKETAQFAGEKLTLKSSFCYLVCLQDNMLALVSASTLYFIQVPPDSIREVVPESTLENSCRGKMGSKTSAEQTEQCCSVHKLEKKNLFCKDCSIYICHDCVPTSHAEHKTTDRMAFEEELEGKVYALVEESKYKVLCVDRIIQIVEEKRQEIATAMEKLKADVRQACGPRQLRDLECALLYDIETLHSGYNRELDRLKQRDQQKIKKINRLLKDVDTDELKSLQRESLTAHESLCTELDELLEEEVDDGPAAEVKERACRKQVAPIGQNVFELVDVPILAFHVVKEVSLRGDSSAMAALSEDSVALGYMSMNTEGIDLIDSIGSILPLQYIPQQCYPDVAFLSNGTVLLSCSNLTDIRAYSPNGFEEFTIMCPTKNNCLKFGITSSDEILVANGTEQVYIYEPTSGKLAQTVATAERRPELAFPTKSGVIVTASYWPSIVTVFDRDGQRGNSISGSLGEELFIAVDEEDRVYILTIIWIPRIAECRYKLSRYRLDGLDLTETAQFAGEGLSLKSSFCYLKCLSCERLALACGQTLYFIRIPPP